Proteins encoded by one window of Nasonia vitripennis strain AsymCx chromosome 5, Nvit_psr_1.1, whole genome shotgun sequence:
- the LOC100123800 gene encoding liprin-alpha-1 isoform X20 — protein sequence MWNMMCDVMPTIVEDSISQRSSQFSGEDANFEHLMVSVLDERDKLMDSLRESQERLQEAESRLQELEKERDALNRQLDANIPQEFSQLTKELTTARESILEKEEEISELKAERNNTRLLLEHLECLVSRHERSLRMTVVKRQAAAQSGVSSEVEVLKALKSLFEHHKALDEKVRERLRVALERNTSLEEELAHTKEELQQYKVSGHAPKSLDDRPKENGQAEDSNQQQQQQQQNKPSPAEHQTTPSTAYQQQNQHEAQRDAPSSRLSNGALDPSDQDSAARVIELQASLDKQSVELSTWQRRVAEMSSRVAELEETLSKTQKDFLKAQDANVKLQRDLRENLAQKEDQEQRIATLEKRSLNAQREAISLHDLKEKLEQELQHKTAQLKFQEEKIAALQAKLELTEQELQQFAKLPEMEEQLKQRMEALTQVRRPNQQAQERHGSAEDRIQRLETQLEEKTAEVIRLNQRLKMNEEHNTRLSSTVDKLLSESNERLQVHLKERMHALEEKNALTQELEKMRKVAEDLQNEKAEIMKELGKARLEIDNVKRQMLQQEIAFNIQQTDALTRSLSPNAVDPGSFSRSASHSSFDTHSLPRRAAKRMEEESKGYIARTLAEQEWEKLQQAHVLANVQQAFDVSSDAEGDGDNESLLSCAADVMSPTGHTDAQALALMLQEQLDAINNEIRLIQEEKQSTEARAEELESRVGSLEHMNLLARGRSLERASPPLSGRSTPKSHHSPNRDYLHKYHTLSGEELHSVSERDSTGGMGSGGSEAASPLTARSLRLERVVQQLTNSQEELRRRANQSGFPSGGYSMHRHGQPNNGALNSGTPSPLSSRHSSQDSLHKNNLACGLPLGQFAGSHQFHMQATMSPATAAAVAAAQKKKGIKSSLGRFFSKKEKIKGKDMSMPGDMGMGVSTPDPDYGEIAAGSVAGTLCNKGDFDRRKKKSMLDTSRHELLTEAMKAGTPFALWNGPTIVAWLELWVGMPAWYVAACRANVKSGAIMSALSDTEIQREIGISNPLHRLKLRLAIQEMVSLTSPSAPKTSRSTLAFGDMNHEWIGNVWLPSLGLPQYRSTFMECLVDARMLDHLTKKDLRGQLRMVDNFHRTSLQYGISCLKRLNYDRQQLEDRRRMAEGANVDVLVWSNDRCIRWIQSIGLKEYANSLLESGVHGALIALDESFDANSFALQLQIPTQNIQARQVLEMEFANLLTVGTERRLDETNSMKS from the exons GAATTCTCTCAGCTGACGAAAGAACTGACGACAGCCCGAGAAAGCATCCtcgagaaggaggaggagatcTCGGAGCTCAAGGCTGAGCGCAACAACACGAGG CTCCTGCTGGAACACCTGGAATGCCTGGTATCGAGGCACGAGAGATCGCTGAGGATGACCGTGGTGAAACGTCAGGCAGCCGCGCAATCGGGAGTCTCCTCCGAAGTCGAAGTGCTCAAAGCCCTCAAGAGCCTCTTTGAGCATCACAAAGCTTTGGACGAGAAG GTGCGCGAAAGATTGCGCGTCGCTCTCGAGAGGAACACGAGTCTGGAGGAGGAACTCGCCCATACCAAAGAAGAG CTTCAGCAGTACAAGGTGAGCGGCCATGCGCCGAAATCCCTGGACGATCGACCTAAGGAAAACGGCCAGGCGGAAGACAGCaaccaacagcagcagcaacagcagcagaatAAG CCGAGTCCAGCCGAGCATCAGACGACGCCGAGCACGGCTTACCAGCAGCAGAATCAGCATGAGGCACAAAGGGACGCGCCGTCCAGCCGACTGAGCAACGGTGCGCTGGACCCGAGTGACCAGGACTCGGCCGCCAGGGTAATTGAGTTACAGGccagcctcgacaagcag AGCGTAGAGCTGAGCACATGGCAACGTCGAGTAGCAGAAATGAGCAGCCGAGTGGCCGAGCTCGAGGAGACGCTGTCCAAGACGCAGAAGGACTTCCTCAAGGCACAAGACGCAAATGTCAAGCTGCAACGCGACCTGCGCGAAAATCTCGCCCAAAAAGAGGACCAAGAGCAGAGGATAGCTACCCTCGAGAAGCGCTCTCTCAACGCACAGCGCGAGGCCATCAGTCTCCATGACCTCAAAGAGAAGCTCGAGCAGGAATTACAGCACAAGACGGCTCAGCTCAAG TTCCAAGAGGAGAAAATAGCAGCTCTTCAGGCGAAACTGGAGCTCACCGAGCAAGAGCTGCAGCAGTTCGCCAAACTGCCCGAGATGGAAGAGCAGCTGAAGCAGAGGATGGAGGCTCTGACGCAGGTGAGGAGGCCCAACCAG CAGGCTCAAGAGAGACACGGAAGTGCGGAGGACCGAATCCAGAGGCTGGAGACGCAGCTGGAGGAGAAGACTGCCGAGGTCATCCGGCTCAATCAGAGACTAAAGATGAACGAGGAACACAACACTAGGCTCAGCTCGACCGTCGATAAACTTCTTTCCG AATCCAACGAGAGGTTACAAGTCCATCTGAAGGAGCGCATGCACGCATTGGAGGAGAAGAACGCTCTGACGCAGGAGCTGGAGAAGATGCGCAAGGTCGCGGAGGACCTGCAGAACGAGAAGGCCGAGATAATGAAGGAGTTGGGCAAGGCGCGACTCGAGATCGACAACGTCAAGCGCCAGATGCTCCAACAAGAGATCGCCTTCAACATCCAGCAGACTGACGCATTGACGAGAAGCCTCTCACCCAATGCCGTCGATCCGGGCTCGTTCTCGCGTAGTGCCAGCCACAGCAGCTTCGACACGCACTCGTTGCCTCGACGGGCCGCCAAAAGGATGGAAGAAGAGTCCAAG GGCTACATCGCGCGGACTCTTGCGGAGCAAGAGTGGGAAAAACTGCAACAGGCTCATGTCCTGGCGAACGTGCAGCAGGCGTTCGACGTGTCGAGCGATGCCGAGGGTGATGGTGACAACGAGAGTCTGCTCAGCTGCGCCGCCGACGTCATGAGCCCAACTGGGCACACGGATGCTCAGGCTCTTGCCCTTATGCTTCAGGAGCAGCTTGACGCCATCAACAATGAGATCAGGCTTATTCAG GAGGAAAAGCAAAGTACAGAGGCGCGAGCGGAAGAGCTGGAGTCAAGGGTGGGTAGTTTGGAACATATGAATTTATTAGCACGAGGCCGAAGTCTCGAACGTGCTTCTCCTCCACTTAGTGGCAGATCCACCCCAAAATCACATCACAGCCCCAACCGAGACTACTTGCACAAGTACCATACT CTCTCCGGCGAGGAGCTCCACTCGGTCTCGGAGAGGGACAGCACGGGCGGCATGGGCAGCGGTGGAAGCGAGGCGGCCTCGCCCCTCACGGCGAGGTCCCTCAGGCTCGAGCGCGTCGTCCAGCAGCTGACCAACAGTCAGGAAGAGCTCAGAAG ACGTGCCAACCAAAGCGGATTCCCAAGCGGCGGCTACTCCATGCACag GCATGGGCAGCCTAACAACGGGGCACTCAATTCTGGGACTCCGTCCCCATTGTCCTCGCGCCACAGCAGCCAGGACAGCCTGCACAAGAACAACCTGGCCTGCGGCCTTCCTCTTGGACAGTTCGCCGGTTCCCATCAGTTCCACATGCAGGCGACCATGAGTCCAGCCACGGCGGCAGCCGTTGCCGCGGCTCAGAAGAAGAAGGGTATCAAGAGCAGCCTCGGCAGGTTCTTCAGCAAGAAGGAGAAG ATCAAGGGCAAGGATATGTCAATGCCTGGTGATATGGGCATGGGAGTCAGTACACCCGACCCCGATTACGGCGAAATCGCAGCAGGTTCAGTAGCTGGAACGCTCTGTAACAAGGGCGATTTCGATCgtagaaaaaagaagag TATGCTCGACACGTCGAGGCACGAGCTGCTGACGGAGGCGATGAAAGCCGGAACGCCGTTCGCTCTGTGGAACGGGCCAACGATAGTCGCCTGGTTGGAGCTCTGGGTGGGAATGCCTGCCTGGTACGTTGCCGCCTGTCGGGCCAACGTTAAGAGCGGTGCTATTATGAGTGCGCTCAGTGATACCGAGATCCAACGCGAGATTGGCATTAG CAATCCATTGCATCGACTGAAATTGAGGCTGGCAATCCAGGAGATGGTCTCGCTGACGAGTCCCTCCGCCCCTAAAACGTCTCGGTCGACTCTGGCTTTCGGCGATATGAACCACGAGTGGATAGGCAATGTTTGGCTGCCGAGCCTTGGTTTACCGCAGTACCGGTCTACTTTCATGGAGTGCCTTGTAGACGCCAGAATGTTGGACCATCTCACCAAGAAAGACCTTCGAGGTCAACTTCGAATGGTGGATAATTTTCATAG AACGAGTTTGCAATACGGTATTTCCTGCCTAAAAAGATTAAATTACGATAGGCAACAATTAGAAGATAGAAGACGAATGGCTGAGGGTGCAAATGTCGATGTACTCGTCTGGAGTAACGACCGATGCATCAGATGGATACAATCAATAGGTTTGAAG GAATATGCAAATAGCCTTCTTGAATCTGGAGTTCACGGTGCCCTTATCGCTCTAGACGAAAGTTTTGATGCTAACAGTTTTGCATTGCAGCTGCAGATACCAACGCAAAATATACAG GCAAGACAAGTTCTGGAGATGGAATTCGCAAATTTATTAACGGTAGGGACCGAAAGGCGACTTGACGAGACTAACAGTATGAAATCTTGA
- the LOC100123800 gene encoding liprin-alpha-1 isoform X7 yields MWNMMCDVMPTIVEDSISQRSSQFSGEDANFEHLMVSVLDERDKLMDSLRESQERLQEAESRLQELEKERDALNRQLDANIPQEFSQLTKELTTARESILEKEEEISELKAERNNTRLLLEHLECLVSRHERSLRMTVVKRQAAAQSGVSSEVEVLKALKSLFEHHKALDEKVRERLRVALERNTSLEEELAHTKEELQQYKVSGHAPKSLDDRPKENGQAEDSNQQQQQQQQNKPSPAEHQTTPSTAYQQQNQHEAQRDAPSSRLSNGALDPSDQDSAARVIELQASLDKQSVELSTWQRRVAEMSSRVAELEETLSKTQKDFLKAQDANVKLQRDLRENLAQKEDQEQRIATLEKRSLNAQREAISLHDLKEKLEQELQHKTAQLKFQEEKIAALQAKLELTEQELQQFAKLPEMEEQLKQRMEALTQVRRPNQQAQERHGSAEDRIQRLETQLEEKTAEVIRLNQRLKMNEEHNTRLSSTVDKLLSESNERLQVHLKERMHALEEKNALTQELEKMRKVAEDLQNEKAEIMKELGKARLEIDNVKRQMLQQEIAFNIQQTDALTRSLSPNAVDPGSFSRSASHSSFDTHSLPRRAAKRMEEESKRYTESFGMSPPDHIALGYIARTLAEQEWEKLQQAHVLANVQQAFDVSSDAEGDGDNESLLSCAADVMSPTGHTDAQALALMLQEQLDAINNEIRLIQEEKQSTEARAEELESRVGSLEHMNLLARGRSLERASPPLSGRSTPKSHHSPNRDYLHKYHTAPASMSPAHLHQYAASLASPGQLSESLPASQLQLSGEELHSVSERDSTGGMGSGGSEAASPLTARSLRLERVVQQLTNSQEELRRRANQSGFPSGGYSMHRFLCLDCIYDSQDSLHKNNLACGLPLGQFAGSHQFHMQATMSPATAAAVAAAQKKKGIKSSLGRFFSKKEKIKGKDMSMPGDMGMGVSTPDPDYGEIAAGSVAGTLCNKGDFDRRKKKSMLDTSRHELLTEAMKAGTPFALWNGPTIVAWLELWVGMPAWYVAACRANVKSGAIMSALSDTEIQREIGISNPLHRLKLRLAIQEMVSLTSPSAPKTSRSTLAFGDMNHEWIGNVWLPSLGLPQYRSTFMECLVDARMLDHLTKKDLRGQLRMVDNFHRTSLQYGISCLKRLNYDRQQLEDRRRMAEGANVDVLVWSNDRCIRWIQSIGLKEYANSLLESGVHGALIALDESFDANSFALQLQIPTQNIQARQVLEMEFANLLTVGTERRLDETNSMKS; encoded by the exons GAATTCTCTCAGCTGACGAAAGAACTGACGACAGCCCGAGAAAGCATCCtcgagaaggaggaggagatcTCGGAGCTCAAGGCTGAGCGCAACAACACGAGG CTCCTGCTGGAACACCTGGAATGCCTGGTATCGAGGCACGAGAGATCGCTGAGGATGACCGTGGTGAAACGTCAGGCAGCCGCGCAATCGGGAGTCTCCTCCGAAGTCGAAGTGCTCAAAGCCCTCAAGAGCCTCTTTGAGCATCACAAAGCTTTGGACGAGAAG GTGCGCGAAAGATTGCGCGTCGCTCTCGAGAGGAACACGAGTCTGGAGGAGGAACTCGCCCATACCAAAGAAGAG CTTCAGCAGTACAAGGTGAGCGGCCATGCGCCGAAATCCCTGGACGATCGACCTAAGGAAAACGGCCAGGCGGAAGACAGCaaccaacagcagcagcaacagcagcagaatAAG CCGAGTCCAGCCGAGCATCAGACGACGCCGAGCACGGCTTACCAGCAGCAGAATCAGCATGAGGCACAAAGGGACGCGCCGTCCAGCCGACTGAGCAACGGTGCGCTGGACCCGAGTGACCAGGACTCGGCCGCCAGGGTAATTGAGTTACAGGccagcctcgacaagcag AGCGTAGAGCTGAGCACATGGCAACGTCGAGTAGCAGAAATGAGCAGCCGAGTGGCCGAGCTCGAGGAGACGCTGTCCAAGACGCAGAAGGACTTCCTCAAGGCACAAGACGCAAATGTCAAGCTGCAACGCGACCTGCGCGAAAATCTCGCCCAAAAAGAGGACCAAGAGCAGAGGATAGCTACCCTCGAGAAGCGCTCTCTCAACGCACAGCGCGAGGCCATCAGTCTCCATGACCTCAAAGAGAAGCTCGAGCAGGAATTACAGCACAAGACGGCTCAGCTCAAG TTCCAAGAGGAGAAAATAGCAGCTCTTCAGGCGAAACTGGAGCTCACCGAGCAAGAGCTGCAGCAGTTCGCCAAACTGCCCGAGATGGAAGAGCAGCTGAAGCAGAGGATGGAGGCTCTGACGCAGGTGAGGAGGCCCAACCAG CAGGCTCAAGAGAGACACGGAAGTGCGGAGGACCGAATCCAGAGGCTGGAGACGCAGCTGGAGGAGAAGACTGCCGAGGTCATCCGGCTCAATCAGAGACTAAAGATGAACGAGGAACACAACACTAGGCTCAGCTCGACCGTCGATAAACTTCTTTCCG AATCCAACGAGAGGTTACAAGTCCATCTGAAGGAGCGCATGCACGCATTGGAGGAGAAGAACGCTCTGACGCAGGAGCTGGAGAAGATGCGCAAGGTCGCGGAGGACCTGCAGAACGAGAAGGCCGAGATAATGAAGGAGTTGGGCAAGGCGCGACTCGAGATCGACAACGTCAAGCGCCAGATGCTCCAACAAGAGATCGCCTTCAACATCCAGCAGACTGACGCATTGACGAGAAGCCTCTCACCCAATGCCGTCGATCCGGGCTCGTTCTCGCGTAGTGCCAGCCACAGCAGCTTCGACACGCACTCGTTGCCTCGACGGGCCGCCAAAAGGATGGAAGAAGAGTCCAAG CGGTATACCGAAAGCTTTGGAATGTCGCCACCAGATCACATTGCACTG GGCTACATCGCGCGGACTCTTGCGGAGCAAGAGTGGGAAAAACTGCAACAGGCTCATGTCCTGGCGAACGTGCAGCAGGCGTTCGACGTGTCGAGCGATGCCGAGGGTGATGGTGACAACGAGAGTCTGCTCAGCTGCGCCGCCGACGTCATGAGCCCAACTGGGCACACGGATGCTCAGGCTCTTGCCCTTATGCTTCAGGAGCAGCTTGACGCCATCAACAATGAGATCAGGCTTATTCAG GAGGAAAAGCAAAGTACAGAGGCGCGAGCGGAAGAGCTGGAGTCAAGGGTGGGTAGTTTGGAACATATGAATTTATTAGCACGAGGCCGAAGTCTCGAACGTGCTTCTCCTCCACTTAGTGGCAGATCCACCCCAAAATCACATCACAGCCCCAACCGAGACTACTTGCACAAGTACCATACT GCACCAGCGTCAATGTCCCCAGCACATCTTCATCAATACGCCGCGTCTTTGGCTAGTCCGGGTCAACTCTCCGAGTCACTTCCTGCGAGCCAG TTGCAGCTCTCCGGCGAGGAGCTCCACTCGGTCTCGGAGAGGGACAGCACGGGCGGCATGGGCAGCGGTGGAAGCGAGGCGGCCTCGCCCCTCACGGCGAGGTCCCTCAGGCTCGAGCGCGTCGTCCAGCAGCTGACCAACAGTCAGGAAGAGCTCAGAAG ACGTGCCAACCAAAGCGGATTCCCAAGCGGCGGCTACTCCATGCACag GTTTTTGTGCCTAGACTGCATCTACGA CAGCCAGGACAGCCTGCACAAGAACAACCTGGCCTGCGGCCTTCCTCTTGGACAGTTCGCCGGTTCCCATCAGTTCCACATGCAGGCGACCATGAGTCCAGCCACGGCGGCAGCCGTTGCCGCGGCTCAGAAGAAGAAGGGTATCAAGAGCAGCCTCGGCAGGTTCTTCAGCAAGAAGGAGAAG ATCAAGGGCAAGGATATGTCAATGCCTGGTGATATGGGCATGGGAGTCAGTACACCCGACCCCGATTACGGCGAAATCGCAGCAGGTTCAGTAGCTGGAACGCTCTGTAACAAGGGCGATTTCGATCgtagaaaaaagaagag TATGCTCGACACGTCGAGGCACGAGCTGCTGACGGAGGCGATGAAAGCCGGAACGCCGTTCGCTCTGTGGAACGGGCCAACGATAGTCGCCTGGTTGGAGCTCTGGGTGGGAATGCCTGCCTGGTACGTTGCCGCCTGTCGGGCCAACGTTAAGAGCGGTGCTATTATGAGTGCGCTCAGTGATACCGAGATCCAACGCGAGATTGGCATTAG CAATCCATTGCATCGACTGAAATTGAGGCTGGCAATCCAGGAGATGGTCTCGCTGACGAGTCCCTCCGCCCCTAAAACGTCTCGGTCGACTCTGGCTTTCGGCGATATGAACCACGAGTGGATAGGCAATGTTTGGCTGCCGAGCCTTGGTTTACCGCAGTACCGGTCTACTTTCATGGAGTGCCTTGTAGACGCCAGAATGTTGGACCATCTCACCAAGAAAGACCTTCGAGGTCAACTTCGAATGGTGGATAATTTTCATAG AACGAGTTTGCAATACGGTATTTCCTGCCTAAAAAGATTAAATTACGATAGGCAACAATTAGAAGATAGAAGACGAATGGCTGAGGGTGCAAATGTCGATGTACTCGTCTGGAGTAACGACCGATGCATCAGATGGATACAATCAATAGGTTTGAAG GAATATGCAAATAGCCTTCTTGAATCTGGAGTTCACGGTGCCCTTATCGCTCTAGACGAAAGTTTTGATGCTAACAGTTTTGCATTGCAGCTGCAGATACCAACGCAAAATATACAG GCAAGACAAGTTCTGGAGATGGAATTCGCAAATTTATTAACGGTAGGGACCGAAAGGCGACTTGACGAGACTAACAGTATGAAATCTTGA
- the LOC100123800 gene encoding liprin-alpha-1 isoform X12 — MWNMMCDVMPTIVEDSISQRSSQFSGEDANFEHLMVSVLDERDKLMDSLRESQERLQEAESRLQELEKERDALNRQLDANIPQEFSQLTKELTTARESILEKEEEISELKAERNNTRLLLEHLECLVSRHERSLRMTVVKRQAAAQSGVSSEVEVLKALKSLFEHHKALDEKVRERLRVALERNTSLEEELAHTKEELQQYKVSGHAPKSLDDRPKENGQAEDSNQQQQQQQQNKPSPAEHQTTPSTAYQQQNQHEAQRDAPSSRLSNGALDPSDQDSAARVIELQASLDKQSVELSTWQRRVAEMSSRVAELEETLSKTQKDFLKAQDANVKLQRDLRENLAQKEDQEQRIATLEKRSLNAQREAISLHDLKEKLEQELQHKTAQLKFQEEKIAALQAKLELTEQELQQFAKLPEMEEQLKQRMEALTQVRRPNQQAQERHGSAEDRIQRLETQLEEKTAEVIRLNQRLKMNEEHNTRLSSTVDKLLSESNERLQVHLKERMHALEEKNALTQELEKMRKVAEDLQNEKAEIMKELGKARLEIDNVKRQMLQQEIAFNIQQTDALTRSLSPNAVDPGSFSRSASHSSFDTHSLPRRAAKRMEEESKRYTESFGMSPPDHIALGYIARTLAEQEWEKLQQAHVLANVQQAFDVSSDAEGDGDNESLLSCAADVMSPTGHTDAQALALMLQEQLDAINNEIRLIQEEKQSTEARAEELESRVGSLEHMNLLARGRSLERASPPLSGRSTPKSHHSPNRDYLHKYHTAPASMSPAHLHQYAASLASPGQLSESLPASQLQLSGEELHSVSERDSTGGMGSGGSEAASPLTARSLRLERVVQQLTNSQEELRRRANQSGFPSGGYSMHSSQDSLHKNNLACGLPLGQFAGSHQFHMQATMSPATAAAVAAAQKKKGIKSSLGRFFSKKEKIKGKDMSMPGDMGMGVSTPDPDYGEIAAGSVAGTLCNKGDFDRRKKKSMLDTSRHELLTEAMKAGTPFALWNGPTIVAWLELWVGMPAWYVAACRANVKSGAIMSALSDTEIQREIGISNPLHRLKLRLAIQEMVSLTSPSAPKTSRSTLAFGDMNHEWIGNVWLPSLGLPQYRSTFMECLVDARMLDHLTKKDLRGQLRMVDNFHRTSLQYGISCLKRLNYDRQQLEDRRRMAEGANVDVLVWSNDRCIRWIQSIGLKEYANSLLESGVHGALIALDESFDANSFALQLQIPTQNIQARQVLEMEFANLLTVGTERRLDETNSMKS; from the exons GAATTCTCTCAGCTGACGAAAGAACTGACGACAGCCCGAGAAAGCATCCtcgagaaggaggaggagatcTCGGAGCTCAAGGCTGAGCGCAACAACACGAGG CTCCTGCTGGAACACCTGGAATGCCTGGTATCGAGGCACGAGAGATCGCTGAGGATGACCGTGGTGAAACGTCAGGCAGCCGCGCAATCGGGAGTCTCCTCCGAAGTCGAAGTGCTCAAAGCCCTCAAGAGCCTCTTTGAGCATCACAAAGCTTTGGACGAGAAG GTGCGCGAAAGATTGCGCGTCGCTCTCGAGAGGAACACGAGTCTGGAGGAGGAACTCGCCCATACCAAAGAAGAG CTTCAGCAGTACAAGGTGAGCGGCCATGCGCCGAAATCCCTGGACGATCGACCTAAGGAAAACGGCCAGGCGGAAGACAGCaaccaacagcagcagcaacagcagcagaatAAG CCGAGTCCAGCCGAGCATCAGACGACGCCGAGCACGGCTTACCAGCAGCAGAATCAGCATGAGGCACAAAGGGACGCGCCGTCCAGCCGACTGAGCAACGGTGCGCTGGACCCGAGTGACCAGGACTCGGCCGCCAGGGTAATTGAGTTACAGGccagcctcgacaagcag AGCGTAGAGCTGAGCACATGGCAACGTCGAGTAGCAGAAATGAGCAGCCGAGTGGCCGAGCTCGAGGAGACGCTGTCCAAGACGCAGAAGGACTTCCTCAAGGCACAAGACGCAAATGTCAAGCTGCAACGCGACCTGCGCGAAAATCTCGCCCAAAAAGAGGACCAAGAGCAGAGGATAGCTACCCTCGAGAAGCGCTCTCTCAACGCACAGCGCGAGGCCATCAGTCTCCATGACCTCAAAGAGAAGCTCGAGCAGGAATTACAGCACAAGACGGCTCAGCTCAAG TTCCAAGAGGAGAAAATAGCAGCTCTTCAGGCGAAACTGGAGCTCACCGAGCAAGAGCTGCAGCAGTTCGCCAAACTGCCCGAGATGGAAGAGCAGCTGAAGCAGAGGATGGAGGCTCTGACGCAGGTGAGGAGGCCCAACCAG CAGGCTCAAGAGAGACACGGAAGTGCGGAGGACCGAATCCAGAGGCTGGAGACGCAGCTGGAGGAGAAGACTGCCGAGGTCATCCGGCTCAATCAGAGACTAAAGATGAACGAGGAACACAACACTAGGCTCAGCTCGACCGTCGATAAACTTCTTTCCG AATCCAACGAGAGGTTACAAGTCCATCTGAAGGAGCGCATGCACGCATTGGAGGAGAAGAACGCTCTGACGCAGGAGCTGGAGAAGATGCGCAAGGTCGCGGAGGACCTGCAGAACGAGAAGGCCGAGATAATGAAGGAGTTGGGCAAGGCGCGACTCGAGATCGACAACGTCAAGCGCCAGATGCTCCAACAAGAGATCGCCTTCAACATCCAGCAGACTGACGCATTGACGAGAAGCCTCTCACCCAATGCCGTCGATCCGGGCTCGTTCTCGCGTAGTGCCAGCCACAGCAGCTTCGACACGCACTCGTTGCCTCGACGGGCCGCCAAAAGGATGGAAGAAGAGTCCAAG CGGTATACCGAAAGCTTTGGAATGTCGCCACCAGATCACATTGCACTG GGCTACATCGCGCGGACTCTTGCGGAGCAAGAGTGGGAAAAACTGCAACAGGCTCATGTCCTGGCGAACGTGCAGCAGGCGTTCGACGTGTCGAGCGATGCCGAGGGTGATGGTGACAACGAGAGTCTGCTCAGCTGCGCCGCCGACGTCATGAGCCCAACTGGGCACACGGATGCTCAGGCTCTTGCCCTTATGCTTCAGGAGCAGCTTGACGCCATCAACAATGAGATCAGGCTTATTCAG GAGGAAAAGCAAAGTACAGAGGCGCGAGCGGAAGAGCTGGAGTCAAGGGTGGGTAGTTTGGAACATATGAATTTATTAGCACGAGGCCGAAGTCTCGAACGTGCTTCTCCTCCACTTAGTGGCAGATCCACCCCAAAATCACATCACAGCCCCAACCGAGACTACTTGCACAAGTACCATACT GCACCAGCGTCAATGTCCCCAGCACATCTTCATCAATACGCCGCGTCTTTGGCTAGTCCGGGTCAACTCTCCGAGTCACTTCCTGCGAGCCAG TTGCAGCTCTCCGGCGAGGAGCTCCACTCGGTCTCGGAGAGGGACAGCACGGGCGGCATGGGCAGCGGTGGAAGCGAGGCGGCCTCGCCCCTCACGGCGAGGTCCCTCAGGCTCGAGCGCGTCGTCCAGCAGCTGACCAACAGTCAGGAAGAGCTCAGAAG ACGTGCCAACCAAAGCGGATTCCCAAGCGGCGGCTACTCCATGCACag CAGCCAGGACAGCCTGCACAAGAACAACCTGGCCTGCGGCCTTCCTCTTGGACAGTTCGCCGGTTCCCATCAGTTCCACATGCAGGCGACCATGAGTCCAGCCACGGCGGCAGCCGTTGCCGCGGCTCAGAAGAAGAAGGGTATCAAGAGCAGCCTCGGCAGGTTCTTCAGCAAGAAGGAGAAG ATCAAGGGCAAGGATATGTCAATGCCTGGTGATATGGGCATGGGAGTCAGTACACCCGACCCCGATTACGGCGAAATCGCAGCAGGTTCAGTAGCTGGAACGCTCTGTAACAAGGGCGATTTCGATCgtagaaaaaagaagag TATGCTCGACACGTCGAGGCACGAGCTGCTGACGGAGGCGATGAAAGCCGGAACGCCGTTCGCTCTGTGGAACGGGCCAACGATAGTCGCCTGGTTGGAGCTCTGGGTGGGAATGCCTGCCTGGTACGTTGCCGCCTGTCGGGCCAACGTTAAGAGCGGTGCTATTATGAGTGCGCTCAGTGATACCGAGATCCAACGCGAGATTGGCATTAG CAATCCATTGCATCGACTGAAATTGAGGCTGGCAATCCAGGAGATGGTCTCGCTGACGAGTCCCTCCGCCCCTAAAACGTCTCGGTCGACTCTGGCTTTCGGCGATATGAACCACGAGTGGATAGGCAATGTTTGGCTGCCGAGCCTTGGTTTACCGCAGTACCGGTCTACTTTCATGGAGTGCCTTGTAGACGCCAGAATGTTGGACCATCTCACCAAGAAAGACCTTCGAGGTCAACTTCGAATGGTGGATAATTTTCATAG AACGAGTTTGCAATACGGTATTTCCTGCCTAAAAAGATTAAATTACGATAGGCAACAATTAGAAGATAGAAGACGAATGGCTGAGGGTGCAAATGTCGATGTACTCGTCTGGAGTAACGACCGATGCATCAGATGGATACAATCAATAGGTTTGAAG GAATATGCAAATAGCCTTCTTGAATCTGGAGTTCACGGTGCCCTTATCGCTCTAGACGAAAGTTTTGATGCTAACAGTTTTGCATTGCAGCTGCAGATACCAACGCAAAATATACAG GCAAGACAAGTTCTGGAGATGGAATTCGCAAATTTATTAACGGTAGGGACCGAAAGGCGACTTGACGAGACTAACAGTATGAAATCTTGA